The Planococcus liqunii genome includes a region encoding these proteins:
- the mutM gene encoding bifunctional DNA-formamidopyrimidine glycosylase/DNA-(apurinic or apyrimidinic site) lyase, protein MPELPEVEGVVRLIRPVSIGKKIRDVYVSDTIRLSKTNGKEAIIKKMEADSFIGNLIGAQIISVERRSKYIYFTLKTEEEFLLVNHLGMSGAWFYVDSLLSINEDKFRRHVHVVLTLSDGNLLAYSDIRRFGEMRVLKEEADYPPLLLMAPEPFEEGALDHFLQMADSPKYKNKAIKEVIMDGQVISGCGNIYATEALYRMKIHPNRAAGRISRARKIQLFESIVAILLESIEAGGSTISDYRNINGESGSMQNRFGMYGKKQCMVCGSATKSLKIGGRTSVYCPTCQK, encoded by the coding sequence ATGCCTGAACTTCCGGAAGTGGAAGGCGTTGTCCGCCTGATACGCCCGGTCTCCATTGGGAAAAAGATCCGCGATGTCTATGTGTCAGACACGATTCGCTTATCGAAAACGAATGGAAAAGAAGCCATTATTAAAAAGATGGAAGCCGATTCCTTTATCGGCAACTTGATCGGAGCACAAATTATCAGCGTGGAACGGCGCAGCAAATACATTTATTTTACCTTGAAAACAGAAGAAGAGTTTCTGCTCGTCAATCATTTGGGGATGTCAGGCGCCTGGTTTTATGTCGACAGCCTGCTGTCGATCAATGAAGACAAGTTCCGCCGGCATGTCCATGTGGTATTGACTTTGAGCGACGGCAACCTGCTCGCCTATTCGGACATCCGGCGATTCGGAGAAATGCGTGTGTTAAAGGAAGAGGCGGATTATCCGCCGCTTCTTTTGATGGCGCCGGAACCTTTTGAAGAAGGGGCGCTCGATCATTTCCTGCAGATGGCCGATAGCCCGAAATACAAAAACAAAGCCATCAAAGAAGTGATCATGGATGGCCAAGTGATTTCCGGATGCGGCAATATTTATGCCACAGAAGCCCTTTACAGGATGAAAATCCATCCGAACCGGGCTGCAGGCAGAATCAGCCGTGCACGGAAAATTCAGCTGTTCGAATCGATTGTGGCGATTTTGCTGGAAAGCATCGAAGCCGGCGGCAGCACCATTTCGGATTACCGGAACATCAACGGGGAATCGGGAAGCATGCAAAATCGGTTTGGCATGTATGGAAAAAAACAATGCATGGTGTGCGGCAGTGCCACCAAGTCGCTGAAGATTGGCGGCAGAACTTCGGTCTACTGTCCGACATGCCAAAAGTGA
- the coaE gene encoding dephospho-CoA kinase (Dephospho-CoA kinase (CoaE) performs the final step in coenzyme A biosynthesis.) yields the protein MIIGLTGSIASGKSTVSAMLAEMGYPIVDADKVARLVVEPGSETLEKIRELFGEEVILPDGTMDRKKVGELIFNDPASRKKLNDVIHPAIRMEMLRQRGEFLDQGFATVIMDIPLLFESRLQHLVDKILVVSVTEELQLKRLMERNGLSEKEARARIASQLPMSVKEEGADAVIYNNGSVDETKWQLNRILDQWKRLQSE from the coding sequence ATGATTATTGGGTTAACGGGAAGCATTGCCAGCGGGAAAAGTACGGTTTCCGCTATGCTCGCGGAAATGGGCTACCCCATTGTGGATGCCGACAAAGTGGCACGTCTTGTGGTGGAGCCGGGCAGTGAAACATTGGAGAAAATCAGGGAGCTATTCGGGGAAGAAGTCATTCTTCCGGATGGCACCATGGACCGCAAAAAAGTGGGGGAACTGATCTTCAACGACCCGGCCAGCCGAAAAAAGCTGAACGATGTCATCCATCCGGCCATCCGGATGGAGATGCTTCGGCAGCGGGGCGAATTTTTGGACCAGGGCTTTGCGACAGTGATTATGGACATTCCGCTTCTTTTTGAAAGCCGGCTGCAGCACTTGGTCGACAAAATACTGGTCGTCAGCGTAACGGAAGAACTCCAACTGAAGCGGCTGATGGAGCGCAACGGCTTAAGCGAAAAAGAGGCGCGAGCCCGTATTGCATCCCAATTGCCGATGTCTGTCAAAGAAGAAGGGGCAGATGCTGTTATATACAATAACGGATCAGTTGACGAAACCAAATGGCAGTTAAACCGCATTCTGGACCAGTGGAAACGATTACAATCAGAATAA
- a CDS encoding glyceraldehyde-3-phosphate dehydrogenase has product MTVSIAINGFGRIGRMVFRQAILMDDITIAAINASYPAETLAHLIKYDTNHGTFDAEVSAEGDAIIVNGKRVQLVNERDPLKLPWEKMGIDIVIEATGKFNSREQAGLHLTAGAKKVILSAPGKNVDITVVMGVNDDKLEVEKHDVISNASCTTNCLAPVAKVLNDAFGIENGLMTTVHSFTNDQKNLDNPHKDLRRARACSQSIIPTSTGAAKALSLVLPELEGKMHGMALRVPTPNVSLVDLVVDLEQDVTVEDVNEAFIRASETDLKGILRFTMEPLVSVDFNTTYESATIDGLSTMVIGNRKVKVLAWYDNEWGYSARVVDLTKKVAKSLVFA; this is encoded by the coding sequence ATGACAGTTTCTATTGCGATTAACGGATTTGGCCGTATTGGCCGCATGGTTTTTAGACAAGCGATTTTAATGGACGACATCACCATTGCTGCCATTAATGCCAGCTACCCAGCTGAAACTTTAGCGCATTTGATTAAGTATGACACAAATCATGGAACTTTCGATGCCGAGGTCTCTGCTGAAGGAGACGCAATTATTGTAAACGGCAAACGAGTTCAACTCGTCAATGAACGGGATCCTTTAAAACTGCCATGGGAAAAGATGGGCATTGACATTGTCATTGAAGCAACAGGGAAATTCAATTCACGGGAACAAGCAGGCCTGCATTTAACAGCAGGAGCGAAAAAAGTCATTTTATCGGCTCCTGGAAAAAATGTTGATATCACGGTTGTGATGGGCGTCAATGACGATAAACTGGAAGTTGAAAAGCACGACGTGATTTCCAACGCCAGCTGTACAACCAACTGTTTGGCGCCGGTCGCTAAAGTACTGAACGATGCGTTTGGAATTGAAAACGGTTTAATGACCACTGTCCACTCCTTCACGAACGACCAGAAAAACCTGGACAATCCGCACAAAGATCTACGCCGGGCGCGTGCATGCAGCCAGTCTATCATTCCAACTTCTACGGGTGCCGCGAAAGCGCTGTCTTTAGTTCTTCCGGAACTTGAAGGGAAGATGCACGGCATGGCCCTTCGTGTGCCGACGCCGAACGTCTCGTTGGTTGATTTGGTTGTCGACCTTGAACAGGATGTTACGGTGGAAGACGTCAACGAAGCATTTATCCGCGCTTCTGAAACGGATTTGAAAGGCATTTTACGATTTACGATGGAGCCTTTAGTATCGGTTGACTTCAATACCACTTATGAATCTGCGACAATCGACGGCCTTTCCACAATGGTGATCGGGAACCGCAAAGTCAAAGTGCTGGCTTGGTATGACAATGAATGGGGCTACTCTGCACGTGTCGTCGATTTGACGAAAAAAGTAGCAAAATCACTGGTTTTCGCCTGA
- the speD gene encoding adenosylmethionine decarboxylase: protein METMGRHVIAELWQCDFDKLNDMDFIEQTFVDAALKSGAEVREVAFHKFAPQGVSGVVIISESHLTIHSFPEHGYASIDVYTCGDLDPTIAANYIAEALNSGTREFVEVPRGMGPVSVGKTKVSVNA from the coding sequence ATGGAAACAATGGGACGTCACGTAATTGCAGAACTTTGGCAGTGTGATTTTGACAAATTAAACGATATGGATTTTATCGAACAAACTTTTGTTGATGCAGCACTGAAGTCCGGAGCAGAAGTCAGAGAAGTCGCTTTTCACAAATTTGCACCTCAAGGAGTCAGCGGGGTAGTCATCATTTCTGAATCGCACTTAACGATCCACAGCTTCCCGGAACACGGCTACGCAAGTATTGATGTTTATACTTGTGGAGACTTAGATCCGACCATTGCAGCGAATTATATCGCAGAAGCACTTAATTCCGGTACACGTGAATTTGTAGAAGTGCCACGCGGAATGGGTCCAGTCAGTGTTGGAAAAACCAAAGTTTCAGTAAATGCATAA
- the nrdR gene encoding transcriptional regulator NrdR: MKCPACQHNGTRVVDSRPVDDNKSIRRRRECESCGYRYTTFEKVEEMPLIVVKKDGSREEFSREKVLRGLIRACEKRPVSLEVLEEVVFDIEKNLRRAGNAEVKSEEVGELVMDRLAGIDEVAYVRFASVYRQFKDITVFIDELKDLLKKSPEDKKPE, from the coding sequence ATGAAATGTCCAGCATGTCAGCACAATGGCACACGCGTTGTTGATTCGCGGCCAGTTGATGATAATAAATCCATAAGAAGGCGCCGGGAATGTGAATCCTGCGGCTACCGCTATACCACATTTGAAAAAGTGGAAGAAATGCCTTTGATTGTCGTCAAGAAAGATGGCTCGCGTGAAGAGTTCAGCCGTGAAAAAGTCTTGAGGGGCTTGATCCGTGCTTGTGAAAAACGGCCAGTCTCACTGGAAGTGCTAGAAGAAGTAGTTTTCGATATTGAGAAGAACCTCCGGCGGGCAGGCAACGCAGAAGTAAAGTCTGAGGAAGTCGGCGAGTTGGTGATGGACCGGCTGGCGGGAATCGATGAAGTGGCGTATGTCCGCTTCGCATCGGTTTATCGCCAGTTTAAGGACATTACCGTATTTATAGATGAATTAAAGGATCTGTTGAAAAAGAGTCCGGAAGACAAGAAACCCGAGTAA
- a CDS encoding replication initiation and membrane attachment family protein, producing MSALYKELQAADSFKIRMPYPFSNYDRQLLTLLYQPLIGAEAAAFYLTLWAEGEVDREEATHYTLMNILGISIAKVFEARIQLEAIGLLRTYRKDEENRSFIYELCPPLDPKSFFADPLLSMFLFSKIGESAYRRVRDRFVIHTEIGEGYEEVSRTFTDIYQPVHAKAGYPAETKDLQERTSGSYETDSTFDFGLLRQGLSEQLVPNRVLTASIRAMISKLAFLYSWGPLEMQKVVLLAIDDDYNLTVDGIKKAAADYYKLTVATSAPQLVPVHKTEAKPAEAPKTRQDELILYLESASPVEVLRDIANGKEPLPADVQLANQLVVQYGMEPAVVNVLLQYVLLRTDMKLTKAYVEKIASHWLRKNITTAKDAMELARTEHEQYVKWKSEGSPASSSKAPARSNRGKPVREEKLPEWFYQKDEAPAETSAPKNDNLEVEKQKLLAKLAMKRVKGD from the coding sequence ATGTCTGCACTATATAAAGAACTTCAAGCTGCGGATTCTTTTAAAATTCGGATGCCATACCCGTTTTCAAATTATGACCGCCAGTTATTGACGCTGCTGTACCAGCCGCTGATCGGCGCGGAAGCGGCTGCCTTTTACTTGACGCTCTGGGCGGAAGGTGAAGTGGACCGGGAAGAAGCGACGCATTACACCTTAATGAACATTCTCGGCATTTCGATTGCCAAAGTATTTGAAGCGCGCATTCAACTGGAAGCGATCGGGCTTTTGCGCACCTACCGCAAAGATGAAGAGAACCGCTCGTTCATTTACGAATTGTGCCCTCCGCTGGATCCGAAAAGCTTTTTTGCAGATCCTTTGCTGTCGATGTTCCTCTTCAGCAAAATCGGGGAATCAGCTTACCGGAGAGTCAGAGACCGCTTTGTTATCCATACAGAAATAGGGGAAGGCTACGAAGAAGTTTCCCGCACATTTACCGATATTTATCAGCCGGTCCATGCAAAAGCGGGCTACCCGGCAGAAACGAAAGATTTGCAGGAACGGACAAGCGGCAGCTATGAAACCGATTCTACGTTTGATTTTGGGCTGCTGCGCCAAGGGCTGTCGGAACAATTGGTGCCGAATCGCGTTTTGACGGCATCCATCCGCGCTATGATTTCCAAGTTGGCGTTTCTGTACAGTTGGGGGCCGCTGGAAATGCAGAAAGTTGTACTGCTTGCGATCGACGACGATTACAACCTGACTGTCGACGGAATTAAAAAAGCGGCGGCGGACTATTATAAGTTGACCGTAGCCACATCAGCACCGCAGTTGGTGCCGGTGCATAAAACCGAAGCGAAACCGGCAGAAGCGCCGAAAACAAGACAGGATGAACTAATTTTGTATTTGGAGTCGGCTTCTCCGGTCGAAGTGCTGCGCGATATTGCAAACGGCAAAGAACCGCTGCCGGCAGATGTCCAGCTAGCCAATCAGCTCGTTGTGCAATACGGCATGGAGCCGGCGGTTGTCAATGTGCTGCTGCAGTATGTTCTCTTGCGCACGGATATGAAACTGACAAAAGCTTATGTAGAGAAAATCGCGTCCCATTGGCTGCGCAAAAACATCACCACGGCAAAAGATGCCATGGAGCTGGCGCGGACCGAACACGAGCAATACGTGAAATGGAAGTCGGAAGGTTCTCCCGCTTCCTCTTCCAAAGCGCCGGCACGATCGAACCGCGGCAAACCGGTGCGCGAAGAAAAACTGCCCGAATGGTTTTATCAGAAAGATGAAGCGCCGGCAGAAACAAGCGCCCCGAAAAACGATAATCTAGAAGTGGAAAAACAAAAACTTCTCGCAAAACTTGCGA